The Desulfobotulus mexicanus genome has a segment encoding these proteins:
- a CDS encoding DUF2914 domain-containing protein produces MKKCFLIWVFITLVMFFPSAVSADGFSIARLIITEGIENREPVGNTSLVPTGTSRVFCFLEARDIPEDTTVTVIWIYGGVEMHITELALSAGPRWRTWAEKAVHGLQGYWTVGIRDESGNLIGVTSFMVE; encoded by the coding sequence ATGAAAAAGTGTTTTCTGATATGGGTTTTTATCACCCTTGTCATGTTTTTTCCATCAGCAGTATCTGCTGATGGGTTCAGTATTGCACGTCTGATTATTACTGAGGGCATTGAAAACAGGGAACCTGTAGGCAACACATCATTGGTTCCTACAGGTACATCCAGGGTTTTCTGCTTTCTTGAAGCAAGGGATATTCCCGAAGATACAACGGTAACGGTCATATGGATTTATGGTGGTGTAGAAATGCATATAACAGAACTTGCTCTTTCGGCAGGACCGCGCTGGCGGACTTGGGCAGAGAAAGCGGTCCATGGTCTTCAGGGCTACTGGACTGTGGGCATCCGTGATGAATCGG